The region GTTAGAGAAGATTAACCTTTGGATTGATGAAAGTAACCGTACAACTCCCGATTTCGGTCTATTTTGTAACCCGTCACTTGTCACTTAGTATTCACGGAGTTCCACGGAGTAAGAAAGATTTTTTTAATTGGCATTAGTCTCATTGTCATATTGAACAATTGGCACATTTTCTTCGGTCTCCCAACTCCCGACTTCGTTCTTTTTTGTAACCAGTCACTTTTCTAAAACCCCAAGCCTCCCCCAAATAGGAAGAGGCTTATGGTTTCGCTAGTTTTTTGTGCTACAAGCAGCCACCATTTTATCTGTGGCCTTTTTTCCCCATGAAGGGTCAATACCCCTTTTCTCTGCTTGAGGCTGCTGGTTAAATAGTTGCTGAGCCTTTTGGTAGAATGGCAGTGCTTTTTCTGCTCCACCACCAAACATGGCAGGGGTGTAGTAAATATTTTGCCCCTTCAAATACTGAGCCCTAGGATTGCTTGGATTTAGTGCAATGGCCTTTTCAATGGCTTCTCCGGCCAGCTGTGAGTATTTCATGCCCCGAGTAAAGCTTACCTGGATGCGTGCCTGGTAAAGCATTCCTTGAATGGCGTTGAGTTCGCTGTTGTTCTCTGATATTTTCATTGCTTCATCGAGGGAGGCCTGAGCCTGATCGAGAATGGGATCTATCCGCTCCTTATCTTTCTCCATAAAGGCAGCAATGGTGCGGCAGTAGGCCGAGTAGTATAAAGGCAACCATTGAGTTTTTTCACCCATGGCAATGCGATCGAAGTAAGAGGCAGCGTCGAGGAAATCCTGCTGGCTCTTTACGCTGTCGATCATGGTTAGTCCATTTTGCATGGCACCTGCATACTGTTGCGATTGGCCGTTGGCAGTGAGCGCAAGGCTCAAAAATAGCACTGAGGCGAGAATCATGTTTTTCATAGTTGTAATTGTTTATTGGGTTTATAATCTGTTTTTGAAAGTATTTACTGTTTTTTGAGGTCGATGAACATGCCGATGAAGGCAAACTGTTTAGTGTCGGGACCAACCGCCATGCGTGGGTAAACCCCTTGACTGTTGGGTGCATTGTAGTAGCGGTAGGTATACACTTGGCTTCTATTTAGTAGGTTAGAAACCGATGCGTAGATTACTGTAAACCGTCCCCAGAGGTTGGTGAGGTAGGTAACGCTGAGGCTCAGGTCGGAGTAGTCGGGTGCCTTTGCTGCCATAAACTGGGTAGCGTTTGGGTCGTTGTATGGCCTGCCCGAGTTCCAGCTGTAGGTCATGCCCACCTGTGTTCGTAGTGCTGCAATGTAGTATTTGGCGTTTATCGAAAGGTTGTGCTTGGCAATAAAACTTGGGGTAACCTCCTCGGGGTAATCCTTGTAGAGGCGTCTAGAATCTATAATGGAGTAAGATATCCAGTAGTCGAGATTCTTCACGCTCTTTTGGTCGCGCCAGAAGAGATCGATACCGTGCGCATAGCCATGTCCATTGTTGTTGTAGAGCGTAGGGTCAGTAAAATCGGTGCCAAACCGAACCATACTGCCGTAGTCTTTTTGGTAGGCCTCTATGCGAAGGGTTCTATCGTTTTTCATGATTTGGTAACCCAGAATGTAGTGGGTGGCGTGTTCGTAGTTCAGATTGTGGTTAAAGCGCAGGTAGCTCTCCTCAGGCTGCTGGTAGAATCTTCCAACCGAGGCCGATATTTGGCTAAAGGTGTTCAGCTGCCATGCAACCGACAGCCGGGGAGCAGCGTCCCACTTTTGGGCAGGCTGCCAATATTCCACCCTTTCGCCAAGGCTTACAGCCATCTTTTTAAGCATTATCCATTCCGCTTCAGCAAATGAGGCAAACAGCTGGCTGGTGTAGGTTCCGTGGTAGTTTTCGGCAGTGCTTAAGTTCTGGTAGTTTTGCACATAGCTGTTGGCAATCATTTCCGATCCAGCCGATATGTTGAAGCTGGCGTTTATCTTCTTTTTCACAACCAGTTTGGTGTCCATTTCCCGAGAGGTCTCCTTCACCCGTTGGGAGCCTGGCTCAATGTTGTTGAGGTCGGAGGAGATGGAAACGCCGGGCTTTATCATCCATCCAGCACCCAAATCGTGGGAGTAGGCCACATTAACGTATGCGTCTTGGTTGGTGAGCTTAATGGGCGTGGCAACACCCTCCTGAAGCATGTCGGGATAGAGCAGCTTCAGCGAGGAGGAGGAGACGGTGGTAAGCACCTTTAGCAGCCCTTTGGTGGAGACGTTTTTGCGGATTACTACGGTGCCACCAAAATCCTCGGGTGCTTTGTCCCATGTCATCTTATGGTTTGTAAGTCGGAAGTATGGGTCGAGGTTGGTGTAGTCGAGGCTAACGCTCACCGAGCCACTCTTGAACTGGCGAGTATCTGATACCCCCATGCCGATGGTCATTAATGAAATTCCGGTTTGTTGATAGCTTGTTTTGCCGCTCGTTTCCAGAATTAGCGCCGACGATAGCGCACCACCATACTCGGCGGAGTAGCCACCACGGCTAAAAAGTGTACCAGAAAAGAGCCAGGGGGTGAACCGTCCTCGCGAGGGTAGGTCGGGGGTGGAGGAGTTGTAGGGCTTCTTTACGGCAAGCCCATCAATAAAGGTCTTGGTTTCGTATCCATCGCCCCCTCTAACAAACAGTCGGCCATCTTCGCCCACCTGCGTAACCCCGGGCAACGTTTTAACACCACCGTAGAGATCGCCAACGGCTCCGGCGGTGGTCATTATATCGAGGGGTTTTAGGGTAACGCCTTTTTTCTTGTCGCTTGCCTGAAATGCACCGGCGGTGATTGTAATGTCGTCGAGCGTTTTTCCGGCCTCATCCAGCTGTAGGCTAACTGTGTGCTGGTTCGGCTTTAGCTGCACGGCGAGGCTCTTGTAACCCATGTAGCTAGCTTCAATTACGATGGAATCGCGCTTTGTGGTTTTAAACTTAAAGGTTCCGGAGGTGTCAGTAGAGGCGCCATCGTAGGTGCCCTTAACAATTACATTGGCCCCAATGAGTGGGTCTCCTGCCTTGTCGGTTATTTTACCGCTAAGGGTAACCTGTGCCGTTAGGGCCAGCTGGGTAAGTAGGGCAACGGATAGGAGTAAATATCTTTTCATGGCTTCAGTTTTTCTAGGTTTTGGATTGATTCCCGAATTGGGGTTCCAATCCTGATCTATTTTACTGAAGCAAAGATGAGGTGCAATAGCTCCTTTTAAAAGTAAAAGGGGATGAGCTGCGGAATGAGGGGGACGAGTTGTAAAAAAAAGGAGGCTTTCGGCGAAGGTGAACTTTCCAAGCCTAAAATCGAATTAACACCCAACTGAAGGGTTCTTTCTACCGACAGCCTCGTAGAGGCCAAACGTTGGCAGAAAAACCATCCTTTCTCAACCATTACTAAAAGGTTAAATTCCTACGGAGTACGGGTAACATGGTGGCATAATCTTTTTAACAATACTCTATCGTCTACGGCGAAGGTGAATATTTCAATGGGAGGAGCAAATTGACATCTATCTAGTGCATGCCGTTCGGCGATGCAGGAATAAAGTATTACAGTAGAACATTGCAATAGTTGATTTTGGGTTTACTATTGGGAATCAATAAATACTTGCCGGACGATAATGATTTTTTAAAATTTAACTGAAACAACTTTGACTTATATTTATTCTTTCTTAAATTAGCAACCATATTGTAAATGCTTACTAAAACCTGAGACATGAAAGGTTTATTCACTAGAAGTGCAAGTAAAAGAAAACCCTTCAGATTAAAGTTTGAAGATTTAAATTATCAAATTACACCTGAAGACAAGTTGATTTTGAGTAGGCTTGAGGAAACTTTTGACGCATTGATAATCAAACTCGAAGAATTTGCATATTCTGGAAATAGTAGAATACAGATTCATCTTAGAAATGAAAAGGTTATAGATTTAGCACGAGCTGAATTATTGTTACTTACAGTTAGATATTTTGATCCGGTAGCAGCGAAAGCGAATTTTAGTAGAGATGCTGGAATATTTTTTACTAGCAATTTAGCAGAGTACATTTTAAGTCTTAGAATAAAATTTCCCCAAGGTTGGTTTAAGGATTTTCAATCATTTTACAGAGCAAGATTTAATGATTACGTGCAATTTTGGAATAATTTCAACTCAAAAGATCCAGAAATAGTCAAAAATAGTTTATTCTGGCTTGAATCAATAATATCTTTAAGGCTTTTTGGTGAGATTAAAATCAATGAAATTGAAGGCATTTACTATCCTGATTTTGATGCATTGAATCAGGCTGTTTTCATGGTTTTTTTTCTTGAGGCTTTAATTCAATTTAAGATAAACTTAAGCGCTTGTTTTGACTAGAGTTAATCAATATTCCTCTTTTCAATTTTTGCAATAATAGGCGTCCGGGTGGAAATCTGAATAATTTATATATTCCTTCTAATTATTCAACATTGCCTGTCGGCAAGGCAGGAATACAGTATTGCAGTAAAACAGTGCAATAGTTGATTTTTGGTTCCCTGTCGGGGATCAACAAACATTTACCGGAGAACAATGCATTTTAAACTAAGTAGAGACGCAAAATTTTGCGTCTCTACCAACAAATAATACGATGCAATTAATTCTTCATTTAACTCCATCTAACTTCATTATAACTTCTTTTAACTTCCTGATATTATTTCTTCAGGGCTGTTTCAAGTCTTTAACCACAATTAAAAAATTGTTTTAAAGAAATCTTTCATGTCTTGCCACGACTGCGCGTCGGCTTCCGCGTTGTATTCAATGGGCATGTTGAACTTCTTGCCCACCTCCGTTGATGCAGGATTGGTGAAGGCGTGGGTGGCACCGGGATAGACCTTGAAAATGTAGGTGGCGCCAGCCTCGTCGAGGTTTTTCTTGAAATTATCAATATCGGCTTGGGTTGAAAACTTATCGGCACCTCCATGACACACTAATATTTTTGCTTTCACGGCGCCCTTTTTTGCCATTACTCCTCCAGACAAACCGCCATGGAAGCTTACTACGCCCTTAAAGTCCATGCCCTCCTTGGCGGCATTTAACACCATGGAACCACCAAAGCAGTAGCCAATGGCGGCCAACTTTGTGGGGTCGGCTTCTGGGTAGCTGAGCAATTTTTTAACAGCAGCCTCAATCCGCGCTTTTGCAAGCTTAGGGTCTTTATATAGCACTCCGGCTAGCTGCTGTGCCTCCTGTGGCGTTGTGGCAATTTTTCCATCACCATACATATCCACGGCCATGGCAATGTAGCCAAGCTGGGCAAGCATGCGAGCTCGCATTCGGGAGTAGTCGTTGTTGCCCCACCATTCGGGAACAACTAGAATGGCTGGTCGCTTGCCTTCAAATGCCGGGCTATAGACAACAAAGCCTTTCATGGTATCCCCGTTGGCCGTGTAGGCAACCTCCTGTTCTATTAATGCTGGTATCATGGAGTTTGTATTTGCGTTTAAACTCATGGATAAGGTGGTGCTAAATATTAAGAGCGACCATAAAAATTTTCTACTCTGTCTCATAAGGCGGTATGTTTAGTTGGTTTAGCCTATAAACAGATCTAGCGTGCTCTTTGTTTGGGCGGGAGCAATTCAAGTTGAATCCAATAAGGAGTTATTGGTTATTGTATTGTAAGTAGCAAAAAGTTGGTTCACATATGTGGTTTATTATTCTTTTGGGGGCATATTTTTTGGTATAAATTAGCTCAAATCCAATGAGATGTTAATTTCTTTACAGAACTATTTACAAATTGTAACTGTTAATTGTGTTTTAATTTTTCGATGAAGAGGTTAACCTTTTAATGTTTTCATGGTTTAAATTTTTAATTTTAGTCTTTTCGAGTTTGGTTTTGCCGACATTTAAGCGCAGAGGTATTGAATCGTATTTTATTTTGCGATACATTTGGTAAGAAGATAACCCACACAACGCACAAGGCATGGATGGCAATGTTCCTGTTTGGTCTTTTAATAAAGTTTTGAGCTATTAACCATCAAAAACATACCAACAATGAAACTAACTAAACCTAATCTCGGCACTTTTGGACGCATTCTTTTTGCTCTTCCATTTGGAATTCTTGGCTTGAACCACTTCCTGATGACCAGCTTTTATGCAGGAATGATGACCTCCTTTATTCCCGGTGGTGGATTCACCATTCTTTTCACCGGATTTTTGCTCATTGTTGCCAGTATTGCCATAATGATGAAACGGTTTGTAACGCTATCGTGTCTTGTACTTGCAGCATTGCTGTTTTTGTTTATCGTTACCATCCATATTCCACAACTCTTTGATCCTAAGTTTAGCGACACCCTGCAGCATACAATGGTAATCATGCAGCTTTTCTCGGATATGGCGCTGATGGGTGGAGCGTTATTGATTGCCCACATTTACAAACCTGAAAAGGGAGAGATCTAGCCATTTCAGTAAGGTAATTTTCCTGCATTCTATTATTAAAACAATAAGGGGTTGGCGTTAATCTACTTTAGGTTACTCCAATCCTTTTTATTTTATGGCAATCCAACCTAGTGATTTAATGGGTTAGGCAAGAGTTGTCCCCTAGCCGTTTTCATTTAATTGTTGGTAAACGTAAACATCGGGTGCAATGCTCTGTTTCTGGAGATGGCGCTCAAATGTGCATATTTTATGAGGTTCAAAAATTAATATCGATCACATTATTACTATAACACGCACCATTAAAGCATGTTGCACAAAGGAGGTCCACAAGTAGAATTAGCTATTTTTAAGCATGGAAAGTCAAGTAAAAACCGATAGACCTGTAGGTCGAATTGCTAGAAGCATAAAAAACGTTTTTTCGCTGCTCAAGGTGATAGTGATTGCGAGCCTTGTGTTTACAACATTCACCGGATATGTGCTAGCCGATGGACCACTAAATGCCGGCTGTGTTATTACCCTTGTGGGTGTTTTCCTATTGGGTGCCGGGGCGGCAGTGTTCAACCAAGCATACGAACGGAAAACCGATGCGCTCATGCCACGAACAGCCAAACGGCTCATGGCATCTGGTCGCGTTTCGCTTCAGACGGGTTTGATTGTTGGCACCCTGCATGTTGCCGCTGGACTTGCAATTCTCTATATTCACGATGGTTGGTTTGTTGCGGCCCTTGGCCTCTTCAACCTAGTTTGGTATAATCTGGTTTACACTCCGCTGAAGAGGGTTAGTTCATGGGCGCTAATTGCCGGAACCGTTGCCGGAGTTGTTCCGTTGCTTATGGGCTTTTCGGCTGCAGGGGAAAGCCTGCTTAGCAATACTGTAATATTTGTAGCCTTTTTTATGGTGATATGGCAAATTCCGCACTTCCTTATTCTGCTGGTGAAGTATGGCAAGGAGTATGAGCAGGCCGGACTCGCCTCCATTACCGCATTTTTGCACGAGGAGCAGATTCTACGGCTCGCCTACCTTTGGGTGGTTGCTACCGCGGCGTCAACGCTGTTTATTCCGCTCCTTGTTCCGCTGCACCATCGCTCAACCAGCTATGCCATACTGGCCATTGTGGTTGTGGTTTTGGTTTCCATTGCCATCGATGTATACAGAAAAGAGGGCAAGCGTAACATCTTTAGGCTATTCATGCTTACCAACCTGATGCAAACAGGCTTTATGCTATGCCTTGTTGCCGATAGCCTGCTTTAGAATTTTTGAAATGGCTTGTTATACATAGTTTTTCCTTGCTTCTAACGTGGGACTAGCCATTGGTGTTTATATGGAATAGCACGTTGACTGATTAGGGGAGTTCTAAATTCTCATCTTCAACATAATCTTCTGATTCCATTCTTTCCATTATTTCATCGGCCCCCTGCTCGCTAAAAAGATCGGTGGCGTTGATTTTGGAGAAATCGTCAAGTTCAACAAGAAAAATAACTGCATTTTTTAATGCTGAAACCGATGGTTGGAAGATTGACCCATTTTCGTCTGCAACAAAAACCAGCGAAGTTCTCTCCGTTTTGAAGCTTTTAAGTGAAGTATCTTCTTCTAGGTCGCCCTCATCTGGCTTCAAACTTAAATCTTCGGTTATTTCGAAGTAACAGTCATCTTCTGTTTGGTAGATGCGTGCAGAAACAATTTCCACCCTCAGCTGGGTTGGATAAATTCTCTTGAGCTCGGGCAACAGCTGCACGGCTTGGAACTTCTCGCCCAGCTCATTTACCCCTTCTACTAAACCGGCAGTTAAAGCCAGGAGTAATTGTTCGGATGTTTCCTCCATAGGTCGTTTATCGTATTAATTTACTGAGCAAGATTTAACTTTTGGAATCGTTGGTGGCCTTTTGCATTATCGTATTCCATTTTAGGAAGGAGGTGACGGTACTCCTTGTATTTTGGTTCTTCTCTCAGCTTATTCACCACCTGAACAAGCCTGCTTTGGATGGTTTCGGTATTATGGTAAACATTGCGGCTGAAGGCTTCTCTTTCTTGTTCAAAAGGAGTGTAGTGCTCGAATTTGTCCCAATCAATTTTAGGTGTTGTAAAAAGTTCAACCTGTAAATGGAGCATCTCGAAGAGCTCCTTTGTCTCCACGCTATTTACTTCATGTTTAAGAATCTGGTGGTAGATGTCCTCGGGTAGCGCATAGGACCAATTTTTATCCCTGTTTTGAAACCGCCCGTAGTATATAAATTGTCGGTTCATGTTGTGGATAAATATTTTCTCAAGAATCAGCGTGTCTAGAGAAATAGTTCGTCCAGAGCCGAACGCCAGTTTTATCTTGAGCAGGATATTTACTGTTTTGCTCGAGTAATGTTTCAGCAACATTTGTTTGGTGGTATCGCTAAAGAATACTTTATGAACCCGGGCATCGCTAAATTCGTTGTCAATAAAATCTATATACTGCTTGTTACGTTGGTAGTAGTATTTATTTAATACGCTTCGGTCTGCGGTGGTTGTTTTATAAAGGTAAAGCGCTACAAGGCAGTAAAAAAGTGTAGCAAATGCCATCCAGTATCGTATTCTGAAAATTAACCGTATGGTATTCCAGTGGATAAGGAATATGTAGATGGGTATTAGCACCAGCAAAAGCCAGTAGCCATGTAAAATATCAATCTCATTGTTGTAGCCAAATGTGCCATACACTAAAATGGGAAGAAGGGAGCCAAATCGTGAAACCAACATGATGGCTACAAAGGTTATTAGCCAAGCATTGGAAATGGTGAAGGTTTTGAGGTAATGCTTTTTTACCCTCCGGTTACCGCCCTGGAGCCAATAAATTATTGTGAATCCAAACCCTAAGCTGGTTGAAAGTGTGGCGAAAAACAGGTCGTAGAGCCGGAATTCTTTCTCTGTAAGAATAAAGGGGTCTCGGAAAAAGGTAATAAACCGTGCACCCTCTCTGGCATAATTAAAAAAGTAACTGAGCACGAAGGCCGTTGCAACACCCACTACAATGCCGGTCCAAAACTGTTTCTTGCCTAGGACGCTAACCGAAATCTCGGGTTTAAGAAATCCTTTCTTTAACATTTGTATGGCTGGTTATTAGTGTTTTCATGTAACACTAACATAAATATACAAACGTTTTTTTAATTGCAACAGGGGAATGGGACAATTGTCCAATGTGAGGATAAGAATGAGGGGGATATGGAGTGACGTTGACTATCCAATTATTAATGTTCGAATAATATATTACTCAGTGTGTTTTAAAACAAAACATAAATATGATTTAAATTGAAACATTTCATATTTTTGTAGCGTTAATTGTGAAAACAGAAGCCATGAGTAGTAATCTTTCTCAAAAACAATTAGGCCAGCGAATTGCAACGCTTCGCAAAATGAAGGGGCTATCTCAAGCTGATTTGGCGAAAAGTGTTGGATTGTCTCGCCCTTCCTTGGCTCAAATAGAGATGGGCAATAGGAGCGTTGATATTTTTGAGCTTCAAAAATTATCATTGATTCTTGGATTTTCCCTTGACGATTTTATGGCAAAGGATTTTTCTGCTATTAATACCTTAGAAGCTGTAGTTGAAGAACCAGCCAAAGAGAAATTGCGTATTTCAGTCCCCAAATTACAGGTTCAAAAGTTTAAGAATGTGCTTCTCTATATTCTTGAACGTTGTGCCGGAAAGCCAAATGTTGGAGAGACCGTTCTTTATAAGCTGCTCTATTTTTCTGATTTTAATTACTATGAGCTGTATGAGGAGCAATTAACCGGAGCACAATACCGAAAGTTACCCTATGGCCCAGTTCCTCAAAAGTTGGATACTATTATCAACCAAATGATAGAGAATGGGCAACTCCAGCGGATTAAAA is a window of Williamwhitmania sp. DNA encoding:
- a CDS encoding type II toxin-antitoxin system antitoxin SocA domain-containing protein, whose protein sequence is MSSNLSQKQLGQRIATLRKMKGLSQADLAKSVGLSRPSLAQIEMGNRSVDIFELQKLSLILGFSLDDFMAKDFSAINTLEAVVEEPAKEKLRISVPKLQVQKFKNVLLYILERCAGKPNVGETVLYKLLYFSDFNYYELYEEQLTGAQYRKLPYGPVPQKLDTIINQMIENGQLQRIKTDYHGYPQTRYLPRVKANLTELKASEKETIDRVIEQMSDWSATAISNYSHHDMPWLATKEGEEINYELAFYREAPFSVRNYGDEMEQQ
- a CDS encoding carboxypeptidase-like regulatory domain-containing protein — encoded protein: MKRYLLLSVALLTQLALTAQVTLSGKITDKAGDPLIGANVIVKGTYDGASTDTSGTFKFKTTKRDSIVIEASYMGYKSLAVQLKPNQHTVSLQLDEAGKTLDDITITAGAFQASDKKKGVTLKPLDIMTTAGAVGDLYGGVKTLPGVTQVGEDGRLFVRGGDGYETKTFIDGLAVKKPYNSSTPDLPSRGRFTPWLFSGTLFSRGGYSAEYGGALSSALILETSGKTSYQQTGISLMTIGMGVSDTRQFKSGSVSVSLDYTNLDPYFRLTNHKMTWDKAPEDFGGTVVIRKNVSTKGLLKVLTTVSSSSLKLLYPDMLQEGVATPIKLTNQDAYVNVAYSHDLGAGWMIKPGVSISSDLNNIEPGSQRVKETSREMDTKLVVKKKINASFNISAGSEMIANSYVQNYQNLSTAENYHGTYTSQLFASFAEAEWIMLKKMAVSLGERVEYWQPAQKWDAAPRLSVAWQLNTFSQISASVGRFYQQPEESYLRFNHNLNYEHATHYILGYQIMKNDRTLRIEAYQKDYGSMVRFGTDFTDPTLYNNNGHGYAHGIDLFWRDQKSVKNLDYWISYSIIDSRRLYKDYPEEVTPSFIAKHNLSINAKYYIAALRTQVGMTYSWNSGRPYNDPNATQFMAAKAPDYSDLSLSVTYLTNLWGRFTVIYASVSNLLNRSQVYTYRYYNAPNSQGVYPRMAVGPDTKQFAFIGMFIDLKKQ
- a CDS encoding protoheme IX farnesyltransferase, yielding MESQVKTDRPVGRIARSIKNVFSLLKVIVIASLVFTTFTGYVLADGPLNAGCVITLVGVFLLGAGAAVFNQAYERKTDALMPRTAKRLMASGRVSLQTGLIVGTLHVAAGLAILYIHDGWFVAALGLFNLVWYNLVYTPLKRVSSWALIAGTVAGVVPLLMGFSAAGESLLSNTVIFVAFFMVIWQIPHFLILLVKYGKEYEQAGLASITAFLHEEQILRLAYLWVVATAASTLFIPLLVPLHHRSTSYAILAIVVVVLVSIAIDVYRKEGKRNIFRLFMLTNLMQTGFMLCLVADSLL
- a CDS encoding dienelactone hydrolase family protein, producing MRQSRKFLWSLLIFSTTLSMSLNANTNSMIPALIEQEVAYTANGDTMKGFVVYSPAFEGKRPAILVVPEWWGNNDYSRMRARMLAQLGYIAMAVDMYGDGKIATTPQEAQQLAGVLYKDPKLAKARIEAAVKKLLSYPEADPTKLAAIGYCFGGSMVLNAAKEGMDFKGVVSFHGGLSGGVMAKKGAVKAKILVCHGGADKFSTQADIDNFKKNLDEAGATYIFKVYPGATHAFTNPASTEVGKKFNMPIEYNAEADAQSWQDMKDFFKTIF